A single Malaclemys terrapin pileata isolate rMalTer1 chromosome 3, rMalTer1.hap1, whole genome shotgun sequence DNA region contains:
- the TAF5L gene encoding TAF5-like RNA polymerase II p300/CBP-associated factor-associated factor 65 kDa subunit 5L, with amino-acid sequence MKRVRTEQIQMAVSCYLKRRQYVDSEGPLKQGLRLCQTAEEMAANITVQSESGCANVVSAAPCLAEPQQYEVQFGRLRSFLTDSDSQHSHEVMPLLYPLFVYLHLNMVQNGLKSTVDSFYSRFHGMFMQNASQKDIIEQLQTTLTIQDILSNFKLRAFLDNKYVIRLQEDSYNYLLRYLQSDNNNALCKVLTLHIHLDVQPAKRTDYQLYASGSSSRNESNGLETTDMPASILQNEAALDLLQDSIKRVKDGPPSLTTICFYAFYNTEQLLNTAEISPDSKLLAAGFDNSCVKLWSLRSRKLKSEPHLVDVSRIRLACDIVDEEEEDDNNVGTEIKILRGHCGPVYSTRFLSDSSGLLSCSEDMSIRYWDLGSFTNTVLYQGHAYPVWDLDISPWSLYFASGSHDRTARLWSFDRTYPLRIYAGHLADVDCVKFHPNSNYLATGSTDKTVRLWSTQQGNSVRLFTGHRGPVLALAFSPNGKYLASAGEDQRLKLWDLASGTLYKELRGHTDNITSLTFSPDSSLIASASMDNSIRVWDIRNTYCNAPADGSSNELVGVYTGQMNSVLSVQFMACNLLLVTGIAQENQEH; translated from the exons TCCAATCTGAATCTGGTTGTGCCAACGTAGTgtctgcagctccctgcctggcaGAGCCACAGCAATATGAAGTGCAGTTTGGACGATTACGCAGTTTTCTCACAG ATTCAGATTCCCAGCACAGCCACGAAGTGATGCCTCTTCTGTATCCCCTTTTCGTCTACCTCCATCTTAACATGGTCCAAAATGGCCTAAAGAGCACAGTGGACAGTTTCTACAGTCGCTTCCATGGGATGTTCATGCAGAATGCCAGCCAGAAGGATATCATTGAGCAGTTGCAGACTACCCTGACTATTCAAGACATCCTGTCCAACTTCAAGCTCCGGGCATTTCTGGACAACAAGTATGTTATCCGCCTTCAAGAAGACAGCTACAACTACCTTCTCCGCTACCTCCAAAGTGACAACAACAATGCTCTTTGCAAGGTTCTCACCTTGCACATTCACCTGGATGTGCAGCCTGCCAAGAGGACGGACTACCAGCTATATGCCAGTGGCAGCTCCTCACGCAACGAGAGCAATGGCCTGGAAACGACAGACATGCCTGCTTCCATACTGCAGAATGAGGCAGCGCTGGATTTATTGCAGGACAGCATTAAACGAGTCAAGGACGGGCCTCCTTCACTAACCACCATATGTTTCTATGCCTTCTATAACACAGAGCAGTTGCTGAACACAGCAGAGATCTCGCCGGATAGCAAGCTGCTTGCTGCTGGGTTTGATAATTCTTGTGTAAAGCTGTGGAGTTTGCGATCCAGGAAGTTAAAATCTGAGCCCCATCTTGTAGACGTGTCCAGAATCCGCCTGGCTTGTGACATCGTGGATGAGGAG GAGGAAGATGACAACAATGTAGGCACAGAAATTAAGATACTGAGAGGACATTGTGGACCGGTGTATAGCACGAGGTTCCTATCGGATAGTTCGGGACTCCTATCTTGTTCTGAGGACATGTCCATCAGATACTGGGACCTTGGAAGTTTTACAAACACTGTGTTGTACCAAGGGCATGCCTACCCTGTCTGGGATTTGGACATAAGTCCTTGGAGCCTGTACTTTGCCAGTGGTTCCCACGACCGCACAGCAAGACTCTGGTCATTCGATCGGACATACCCACTGCGAATATACGCGGGCCACTTAGCAGATGTGGACTGTGTAAAGTTTCACCCCAATTCCAACTACTTGGCTACAGGATCCACAGACAAAACTGTGCGCTTATGGAGTACTCAACAGGGGAACTCTGTGCGCCTCTTCACAGGTCACCGTGGCCCTGTGCTAGCACTTGCATTTTCTCCCAATGGTAAGTATCTGGCTTCAGCAGGAGAAGACCAGCGGTTAAAGCTGTGGGACTTGGCATCTGGCACTCTTTACAAAGAACTGAGGGGGCACACGGACAATATAACCAGCCTTACTTTTAGCCCCGACAGTAGTTTGATTGCCTCTGCATCAATGGACAATTCTATTCGGGTTTGGGACATTCGGAACACATACTGCAATGCCCCTGCAGATGGTTCTTCCAATGAACTGGTTGGTGTATATACCGGACAGATGAATAGTGTACTGAGCGTACAATTTATGGCCTGTAACCTTCTTCTGGTGACTGGAATTGCACAAGAAAATCAGGAACATTAA